The Lepeophtheirus salmonis unplaced genomic scaffold, UVic_Lsal_1.4 unplaced_contig_13562_pilon, whole genome shotgun sequence genomic interval TTAAAATGTTCTACAAAAGATTTTTGGAAGCCATTTTTTGAAGATAGCTTTGATTACAGCAagaatttaaacatttataattcaccattttattttttgcagatCTAGGAAAAATAATGGTTTCATTGGTTTCCTTTTGGCCATCAAGTCAATTTATGATTATACTTgttaaattttagatattaattatagaaaGACACATTTCTTCATAACTTTAGGTAAGCTACAAAAGGCTCCTTGTCCATCAGGAAGTCAAAGGGGGATATGGAAACTACTTGACTGTGGATGACACTATTATGCTTACTCCTGGAAACTGTAAGCAGATAGACTCTGGGGCTATTTCCATAATTAAGCTGTTGGATATTCCTCCACTTAAAGGAGAACACTATTACTGTGAGATTCACCCCTCTTTACCTACTACACTCTCATCATTTAAGGAATCTGTGATCAGCTATATCACTGATTTGTAATCCTCAAATTACAAAGACGTCTTTGCAAATCAGCTTTGACAGATTCATCCAAAGTTGATCACAGCAATATAACATTGATTAAAAGAAAGGATATATGTAGGGAGGCTTTATCTACTCTTCACAAGATGAAATTATTGTGTCTCAGGAAACTGATCAAGTCTATGTTCAAttgattttaatggacaaactactcttttaataaaaattaattcatctttCAATTGCCAGCcaagtattaaaaagaaatagtgaAAATAGAATTAGGTTTTTAATGTTCTTAATGAACACATGTTAGAAAGGAATCCAACAAATAatcacatttttgtattaatcaaGGAGTTTGCATGAACAAATTCCAGGATCCGACTTTTTCATAAGGGAGAGTAAATAATCTTAAATTGTACTCGGGATATCTGAGGAAGACAAATTGCGAGGTGGTTTTATTCCCTGGacaatagttataataatttcattcagtacattaaaaacttgaattttatttacggaaaaataatattatagaacGAAAGTAAAACTGATTACATACTACTTTAACATTAATACCATAGGTaactaaacaataattaatatatcaatgttATGAGATAAAACTTTAAGAACTTGTCCATTACAAGAAAGTTTCGATCCCATACTATAATGTTTTGtatcacaaattaaataaagactTTTTCAAACTATGTAATTACACATCCATATTTGTTCATGGGGGCACATATGAATTTGAGTAcaatctaaatttcaaataacacaTAAGACATTCTaaacgttttttttaattaaacaagttATCCCATTTTTAAACGCTAGTTACCATACTCTAATTCATATGAAATTAGTTTGaacttgtttatatataaatttaaaacaaaattaagagaTATTGTATTGAGCTCCTAATCTATAATTGCATTTgaagttaaaatcaaataaagtctcaacatttctttcatttgcaatttaaaatataatatgtaagaaCTCACtctcttcaaaatatacatagacTTATTGAAATACAACAGGTGTGCgggtctaaaactgaacactcctttaaattttacgccatgcacatatttgtgattttattgagttgaaaccggtttatacttcgaggcaagggtcttgactagttataaacaaaactccagcaaaatctacagagcaacagccgataatatggagagacgtcgaatcgcaattttggaactttccacgcggggaaaaactcccactgccaaggttctgaactgcagtcgcaccaccgtttacagcatGGTAGCCAAAGAGACTCCTGAgacgaccacaagatctaagtcaaggcctcgaaggtcggacgaaatggttgcagccgtgaaaaagtctgaataaaatgtgatctcatcttcttggagGACCACGAGAGGCTTAACTCCGTGACGTACTGCCCATACCTGAAGGACAAAGTGATCCCTTGGGCCAGAGCTACTTACGGGGGGGCAGGTGGTGGTGGCAGCAGGACGGTGCCAGCTGCCATACTAGCAACTTTACCCAAGAGTTCCTTCAGATCGAGACTCCAGCCTTCTTAGATCGGAATTCTTGGCCGCTTCACTCACCTGATTGTTCACCACTTGACTTCGTagtgtttgggcgtttaaaggggatgctgtcgggagtccaacacaagtccaaggaccagctgaagtctccCTTCAAGAATGCCTGAGTCAGCCTCGACCATAGCTTCATCGCcgagtcatgcagcaagttccgggCCAGGCTAGAGTGGGTAGTGaagaacatgggcggccatattgaatagacatgtgtctaagactcattttaaataaattgattcgTCGACCACTTCAAAAATTccagaattatttaattattttataaaattttcagatTGTTCAGTTTTAGACCCGCACGCATGTATTatgatgatgaataaaaaactattatcaattctgaaaaataaactCAACATTATCACTTTATATAGAGTAGGGTGACCGGGGAAAAGTTTGAAACACGTTTTACTGGATTACTTGGACATACTTCAAATTAGACAGACCAAAGTCTTACAGAacagacataaatatatttacttatagtCAAACGAgctaaaatacatttatgataagTACTTTTGTTTAATCTTGATTTGAATGTCAATTTCCTGTTCCCCTAGAATCAATTACTCGTATTGACTTTAAGCTCGTCGGCACCTGATATCGTTgtcttatagattttttttttaaatatttgaatagcagagattaaataaaaaaaaatagggggtATGCATTTCTTctgatcatttttataattattttccagaAGAATTTGCTCAACAAAAATAGAACTGGATACAACCATTTTAGCCAGAGTTGGCAAGTTAATGCAACTTAACTTAACTTAGATAAGCTAAatcaattaacttttaattaactagttaattatttaatcaagttATTCTAACTTCAACTTAACTAGTTAActtgttttttgatttatgaaaattaacttttaacttaacttgttaattttttaaactgcattatcttaattttaacttaacttgatataattaattagttaaagttaaatttatttcattattctaagttgaaatactaaaaactGTCTTAAAGTAACCATTAGTTCTCcaataatttagttaaacactGTTGCCCACACTATTTGTTTAGTAAACTTTTCAACTGGGTACTTCCACATCAAATTCATgtaaaaggatattttctcaGTGTCGtagaaaatgtcttttttgtaatatctccaataatttcataattttacatatagtttaGAATTggatagaaactcaaaaatctaaaattttagctGCCTTTGACTTCCATTTTAGTAGTAACTtgaggttttattttttctagatcgTTCAATTGGAAGTGGAGAAAACTTGAGGTAGAGAGGCCGACAGAATAATTtctcttataaagcattgatgAATCTCTCAATGGATTaaatgaaatagttattttttaatattgaaattaattctaaattaatttatctgaAATTACTCTGAAGTTAAAGGACTTAAACTTAACTTGgtaaaaaaattcgaaataaactttaattcaacttgttatgaaaaagtaaaataaaattaactttaacttaactaattaaaaagataagttaactgCCCATCACTGCTTCTAGCTAATCATCTGTCGTCTGACATGAAAGATGCCCTTATCGAACTTTCATGTGTCCAAACacttacttatattatttacctCCCAGTTGAGCTTAATAGGACTGATACATGGCCTTTAAGTAatctatttgaataaaagtgcactccaaattttaaatctatCTCTCAATGAGTGATATAGGTGTGGCATATTGTCTAGTTTAAGGGTCGAACTCAAAAAatttgggaaccactgctcCACACCAGGggtgttgctagctttcatcatttggggagGGGCtaagccccaaaaattatcaacaccgttatataattactaatttaaataagttcattttatgtatatactagAAGAGGGTGCCCACGTTGCAGGGGTGAATAGAagagaatagaaacaaagaatgaagttggaagaaaagaaacagagagagggatgtgGGAAGATACCGAAGGTGAAGTGACAGAGAGATGAGGTTTTATTTCGGTCGAAAATAGACACTTAGTGTCCTCAAAGAcccgaaaaaaatatcataggaacatacttagttattttatacgtttatttactaaatttcaGACTCACCACCTATTccaccattttgatttttatgtgTGGTAATATCAAAAACAGactaataaagaaagaaaattttaagGAAGGGGGGTTAAGCCACTActctacacaaaaatatactaattgcctgcaaaattgtattttgattataaatattagtttatctTTAATTTGATATCATTCAATGATGAGAAATCCAATATAAAGGTCAAACTCCAAAAACTTAATGACTTAAGTAATAAGCAAAGTTTCAAACATATACTATGCACTTCTcctctaattataattcatacccaatgatgtaaatccggtgtgttttttagctggctcattaatttgtaattggtagtataaaaaaggtattttcttttcctgagccgttgtcattattatttaattcctgagtggtgaacatcctttcctaaatagattcaattattttcaaaggctgattgaatattcgtgtgtgaGCGTAACCTGgaggatttgttgaagagttatgaataactatttaatattaactaatattaattttagctAGAATAACTATTtgggtaagtccttgttggactcagagtagaattggggattaaaatcggagtaattctattAAATGTCCtcgtttatatcattttctccttcctctcctgtcacagctgattatagttCATCTAaggaaacgtcatgagcattattcttctctccttcaaaacattcttcaaattgtcagggttaacaaGTTGATTTTCggctgtttttattttatgttttttttcttaacatgccTATTCTACACTCGGTTTTCATTATTACTCATATCCATTATCAGTATtcgttaagatttgaataaaagataattaaataactctCGCTGgcgttttttgatttatttagcaTTTAGGGGAACactggtttgtttgttttggtTAGTGAGcacatattatttcttaaattcttattatttcaatcttgaGGACAAAATACGTCAtgtaaattgatataagtaaggagtagttacgtgtgagtgttctcatgaaaaacggagaggtatcttctaaaaaatgtatctttcacCTAATTACTTTGGACAATGCCGGTCACTATCGccagtttaaatataaatataattatgacatTTGTCCagcaataaaactatttaaaatttaggaggttctcatttttaaagcattaatttaatttccaccATTAAGTCATTTTAACAGGCAAgaatcttaattcagtaataccatatgtctcgctacCGCCTTCTCCTTCCGCTTTCTTTACTTGCAAAAATGTCAACTTAAATAATAAGGCGCTTAGACTAGGACACTTTATCAGGACATGTTTTttgtactatttaaaaaaaaatcctataaacgatatattatatataaaatatttgagataaaCTATAACACTTagttcttcatttattattcagAGTTAAAGTTATACATTGATTATCTTCTCTTTGAAGTTTTAGTTATTTACCTTAAGAAAACATCATTGAATACACATAAATAACTCGTATGCTCTGACATATACAACAAGCAATTgtaagtttcatttttattgtttttatacattttcgTTGTATTGGCTTACACTAGTCTTAGTAAAGGAATTGGATTGGTCCTAGATCGGATTTTCTAATAAGTCTCCctcctttcagtctttttttggGTATACTGTATATGTAGAGATGGCTTGTTTTTTGTacgagtgcgaggagaaggcgagagcgagacatatgCTACATATGAGTTACGCCCAATGTAAATATCAGCtactaattttatgattttgtagAGAGACAacgaattactactataaagaggagGACCCTTGTTATTTACAATAGCATTtagattcatatatatttatttaattatgcatcggtttacaccaaatataggcgagaatgcttacttcagagagaGAGGTGGGGTAAACACCAAGatgaccaattaaataatgaacatatAAGAGAAAAGAGTATaagcaacaaccgtttttccttttctaaatactataattacttttttctttacacacatcccctcTTTATGTATaggtagtgatgtaaatcctgtgaattttttagctggcccattttttggaattggtaatctacattttcttttccttggtagttgtcattataatttaattcctgtgTAGGGAACTtgctttcctaaatagattcaaatataatcaaaacctgattgaacatccttttgtgctaataaaagacagagagtagctcaaggatttgttgcagagttataatagtaattccttgttgaactcagtgtaaaattggggatcgacaccagagtaattcttgacaattCCTTATTTCTTTCCTTCTCCCCGTCCCCTCTTGCAGCTGATTTTAGTTGAcctcctagaaaaaaaaatcttcaaattgtcaggggggACTTGGAGTCGATTCTTCGACTGAGGTATGAGGCccagatataagaaaaagtcgtagtgCTTACATAATGAGTAGAGTTcagtattttgtaatttaaaaaaagagctgGAGGAGAAGGCGAGAGGAAGaaatatggtacacctgaattaagaccctttttaatatcaacaGTCTcctatatgattttggagggagaaaatgaattactgttataaagagaAGAAACTTCAAGATTTAAATCAATCAACAGCAAAGATAGGTACTAATGCAAAGGCTTGGGCCGGAATAGAATTTCATGAAGTCGATCACGTCCAAGTTTCACTTCTTTTCGGACTTTTGTGCTTGAAGTGCACGAAAGAGCTCaagtttcacttttttttttttgttttgtaactaattctttatgctttaataaataggaatattaattaatttcaatagctcaaccttcattaattattgaattagtatgtgcgcagatttcaatggaccacccgataATTACATATTCGTAATGAGCATATCAATTATTAACAGGGATGATTCTgggatttaaagatttttcaaaaagtaaaatttcgtTGACTCGtgtaatgaattaaatttaatgtctATCAACAAATTTCCTGATGAATCATTTGAAAGgcccttaaatataatttaaaataccaaaaatccatcgtcacaatgaaagaatgagaaatgtattaatataatttgaaacgCCATTTGGGGTCAAATTAAGTATCAGTTAACCAGGGTTGCAGAGTGGGCTTATAAAATGCCTGACTcctttaattttgaatgttaGCAACTCCGACTCCAACAAacaatttaagaatatattttaaagcctcTACTCATGAGGGATttgagtctagagactataaatacAGGTTTAATTTATAGTGATAGatagttattacttatatgcacggttgtgcccttatcggtTTAGCGGTTCAAGCAGTTCCAGTTCTTGAACTAAAAGAATCGGAACCAACAAAGCCGAACAGAGTCTGGAACGGAGACCGCCATATCTTGTTGATCGTTCTCGGTTCTCGTGCTTTTGTTTCTATACagaatatgtatatagaaaatacaatatatattataaaaaaatggatacgCTTTAATCAATAGTCCCTTTTCTGAGTTTGGGTGTGCAATTACAGCgttttctaatgattttttttacgttgcCAGGGGGGTagagttgtatctgagttccaaaaagctaagggcttcttatggatcgggaaaagtggttttaggcaccagatggtgtaaataaaagaggtaAGGGGTGGTGTAGATTTTGAATCCAGGTTCACTACTAAGCTTGTAgagccctataatatgataactataatactTCTTAAGCCAGGGCTTCTCAAACTTTACTATGCAAACTCCCCTTAcactattacatttttagctgaggtcCTCtatatacgaaacatgtgtactatatATGTGTATACTGAAAGCAACCATCAATTCTTCATCTTCCTACATACTCTCCCCCTCTCCTAGCCTCTAAAAGCAAACCTTGTTATTGGGggcctgctggaacttggggcacaaccaactctgcgtataaggtcctgtttgtatctaatatcatttcctatgcccgaattttctagcgacgAACCTTGTTTGCTACCAAATTTAGCCTGTATAAAAAGGAACCGAGGCCAAAGACCGGAACCGAGACCAAccccgttgaaatgaaagaactgagacCTAAAGAACCTCTGAACCGTCTGCAACATTGGTTATaagtagtaaataattttgccagttatacaaaaatatttggaatatataagatatttaagaaaatgaacaacaaatgaaattggTCAAAAGTTATCTTttgcaaatacattcataattttttgaacatgatttatgtactcgtaaccGAGGAAGGAAAATGCACACAACATGTCACTGCAACGTTGCACTTTAcactgatgacattgactattcacaagactaagtgTTGAACTATCAtggctagtggctatgctctagacaacataataattcatattttggagatgtttggGAATAGTGATTATATAGACTACAGAgcacatttgaaatttgtgaagtaaacttaacTAATGAATTAACTTTctagtttcataaattaatagaacttaatagctataatttataaacacttAGAAACTACTTTACGAACACTGAATGTAAGTCTACGATTATAAATCAGTGTTATTCATTGCCTTCTTTTGTTTATGATTTTTGTTCGTGTGTCTTTGTGTTTAATGGTGCATACATCTGTTTACTACATTTATAATTGCAGGTTATTGCTTCAAAATGAAATGTCCTTTTAGttgtattgaattaaataaagaatggaagaaaaaaacaatttatggaATACCCATTTTTGGGCTCATTTCTCTGTTCGGAGGAATTTTAGTAATGCTTGTATTAGGATCATATTACAGCTTTGGGAACATCATGACGTATATGACGTCCTACATGAGGCAAAATGGATCACCTAATATAACTTACTCAGACTTTATTGTAGTCCAGTCTACCTATGGCATGACCCAAGGTAGCACAATGCCCGTTATAGGGTATATAACTCTTAAAATTGGTGAAAATGTATCAATTCTCATCGGCTCCATAGTGTTCaggtattataaaatatatattttttcaacttttaccATGATCAATAATCATGTCCCGATTCTATATTCGTAGTCTGGGTTGTACACTTACTTATATTACTATCCAAAAGAACTGTGGATGGTTGCTGCCACCTATGGATTTATTTCCTCCATAGGACAGAACCTTGCACTTATTCCCGCAATCACAACGGCCATCAAATGGTTCCCTAAAAATAAGGGACTTATTTCCGGAGTAATTGTGAGTGGATATGGAGGAGGATCCTTTATCTTCAATCAGATACAAACCAATTACATTAATCCGGAGAACTTTTtggtatggaaaaaaaaagtcaataactTAAATAGGAACTAGACTTGGGctgatgtaaaaatattttccgattcgatataattaaaaacatattttttgatccaaTATTCAGATTTGATCTTTTACAAAGGATTAAATCTACCCGTATCCATGAATGATTTGTTATTATTGGTTTGTCTCGTTTGACAACAAATTCATATCCTACGGATTAGtcttgtgtcgatccttattttaACCagctatttttattcaatttatgagACGTTAACAAAAGGTAATACTCAtgatttaaatccaaaattgcatgtacatatatatggtaTTTTGGTTACGGCATTTTGAGCCAAACGGGCTAGATACAGCCGACCATGAACTATCCCaactgggttttttttctaGTGGACTAGCGTATCTGTCGAGCCCTGTTCATAACAGTTACATTCATTAATTCATCTATCTGTGAATAATTACAATtgtatagctacacttttaataaaatatgacattaaaacAGTAAACTTAGTTAATGTCCACTATTCATCATTCTaactaaaaaaactcaataacaatttatttttaattccgtCTTTTTTGtgattgtataatatattacagtatttctcaaatgggggtaagCGTACTCCTTGGGTTACTTGGAGAAACTCcagggggtacttgagattttgaaagaatattttacaagtggtagatagttcaggggtgtctgcaggaggTGAGccggaggggctgtagcccaccaaattaatgaattttgttttttaatagaaaatttaatattatttgtttttttttttttccaaaaagtttaatacttgaaatttaatttaattttttttgtgaatagctatggatttttaaaatttcatatttgaaattttttcccaaaaaatcatttttgagaacagccgtggattttgaatttttttccaaaaaataaattttttgtgaatagctaagaatatttgaaattttttatcaaaaaatttaatttttgaaattttatacaaaaaaaattcaatttttggatttcttacaaaaaaattgtaaaaaccaAGGCCccttcaaatataatcctgtggacgtcATTGAATCTAAATGCTTTTGCTTGAAAGGGGTTACTTgggttaaattaatattttacaagttgtacatcactaaaaaaagtttgtagaatCCCTGAACtaaaatatcggagcaaataTCGAAATTTATGAGAATTTTCTCCTATACCGATACGATGCAGATATTACATACTTTTCCCAATAGATCACTTTTCCGATTTGATCCGATATATCAGCCCACGTCTAATAGGAACAGGCGATCTTGCTAACCTTTACCTAAATGCTGCTTTTTAGATTGAATCCTCTGGCCAAGATTATGGTTATTTTACCAATCCCATTCTGCTGAATAGATTGCCTCAATTGATTTTACTTCTTggaggtatttattttttcatgagttTATTGGGGGCCTTACTTATTGTGCAACCTTGTGAGGAATGGTACAACGATATGGATGAAAATATAGACAGTAAAACCATTTATGAATCATGGAAAGATATTTTAAAGAGTAAAGAATTTTATCTACTATGGATCTCACGCCTTGCACTTCCCTTCTTTTCTCTGGTTTGAAACTTAAATAATCTTATTTGGCGTTCTTAtccttttattaattcatttgctACTCAGGTGATTGGAGGATTTTACAAAACCTTTGGACTCACATTTATATATGATGACCATTTTTTATCCATGGTCGGAACCGTATGctctatttttaattgtagTGGGAGACTTTTCTATGGATATTTAATGGATAAATTATCCTACAAAGTTGCCACGTCAATTCAAGCCATTGTACTAA includes:
- the LOC121122894 gene encoding LOW QUALITY PROTEIN: apicoplast pyruvate carrier 1-like (The sequence of the model RefSeq protein was modified relative to this genomic sequence to represent the inferred CDS: inserted 1 base in 1 codon; deleted 2 bases in 1 codon), translated to MKCPFSCIELNKEWKKKTIYGIPIFGLISLFGGILVMLVLGSYYSFGNIMTYMTSYMRQNGSPNITYSDFIVVQSTYGMTQGSTMPVIGYITLKIGENVSILIGSIVFSLGCTLTYITIQXELWMVAATYGFISSIGQNLALIPAITTAIKWFPKNKGLISGVIVSGYGGGSFIFNQIQTNYINPENFLIESSGQDYGYFTNPILLNRLPQLILLLGGIYFFMSLLGALLIVQPCEEWYNDMDENIDSKTIYESWKDILKSKEFYLLWISRLALPFFSLVIGGFYKTFGLTFIYDDHFLSMVGTVCSIFNCSGRLFYGYLMDKLSYKVATSIQAIVLTVFTSTLYFTSLLGEQTSSRPCQEMSKNEIYLLNSTMTENGIDPELCGALETPLAAKITFAILIWIIFTFPGTYAMQPAVCTQTFGQKYGGMAYSFLFTGDILNNLIVGMLSKPLIESTGFLGLFLCTSAWGIVVLIATQFYPKYPSPYKNNTQTMDI